A single region of the Sorghum bicolor cultivar BTx623 chromosome 9, Sorghum_bicolor_NCBIv3, whole genome shotgun sequence genome encodes:
- the LOC8074617 gene encoding uncharacterized protein LOC8074617 → MAMALSSSLRALVALIPPALPSGRPNGAAAAPGPRARGRPRRGAGVVALAAALPSDAKWLERLPEKKKPLYTHSLPCIEAWLRSLGFTQSREDPAAWVAEKPLWHARLSLDVTDLHIRYLKSGPGNLEKDVERRFSYALSREDIENAILGGP, encoded by the exons ATGGCCATGGCCCTCTCGAGCTCGCTCCGTGCCCTGGTGGCCCTGATCCCGCCGGCCCTCCCTTCCGGTCGCCCGAACGGGGCCGCGGCGGCCCCGGGACCCCGCGCGCGGGGTCGGCCGAGGAGAGGGGCGGGGGTCGTggcgctggcggcggcgctgccgtcGGACGCGAAGTGGCTGGAGCGGCTGCCGGAGAAGAAGAAGCCGCTGTACACGCACAGCCTGCCGTGCATCGAGGCGTGGCTGCGCAGCCTCGGGTTCACGCAGTCCCGCGAGGACCCCGCCGCCTGGGTGGCGGAGAAGCCGCTCTGGCACGCGCGTCTCAGCCTCGACGTCACCGACCTCCACATCAG GTACTTGAAAAGCGGCCCTGGAAATCTTGAGAAGGATGTGGAGAGGAGGTTTAGCTATGCCCTAAGCAGAGAAGACATCGAGAACGCCATACTTGGAGGACCTTAA
- the LOC8064695 gene encoding common plant regulatory factor 1 isoform X2 — protein sequence MAQDEAVATQKTGNTASPSKDYPTPSPYPDWSTMQAYYGPGVLPPTYFAPAIAPGHPPPYMWGPQPIMPPPFGTPYAAVYPHGGAYPHPLVPMMSTPLSMEPAKSANSKEKNSNKKLKEIDRTAVSAGSGNSKRTMSSSEDYSAEGSSDVNDQKVNKTSRKQNSDDGPGAETTTGANTECVLAPNHTMGNGAILPHHCFPAPVIKPSATNVANSRVIGTAISPSPSVMVPAHTALPADLSVKDERELKREKRKQSNRESARRSRLRKQAETEELATQVESLTTENTSLRSEIGRLTESSEKLRLENSALMSTASPSSGSSWTPVRQQTSLP from the exons ATGGCTCAGGATGAAGCTGTGGCTACCCAGAAGACTGGAAATACAGCATCCCCTTCTAAG GATTATCCAACTCCTTCTCCATATCCTGATTGGTCGACCATGCAG GCATATTATGGCCCTGGTGTCTTGCCACCAACATATTTTGCTCCAGCAATAGCTCCAGGCCATCCACCGCCATACATGTGGGGTCCTCAG CCTATAATGCCACCCCCTTTTGGGACACCATATGCTGCAGTATACCCACATGGTGGAGCTTACCCACACCCCCTTGTGCCCATG ATGTCAACTCCATTGAGCATGGAGCCCGCCAAATCTGCAAACAGCAAGGAGAAAAATTCCAATAAGAAACTTAAGGAAATAGATCGGACTGCAGTGTCTGCTGGCAGTGGTAACAGTAAAAGAACAATGTCATCCAG TGAAGATTACAGTGCAGAGGGCTCCAGCGATGTAAACGACCAGAAG GTGAACAAAACGTCCAGGAAGCAGAACTCAGATGATGGACCTG GTGCAGAAACCACCACAGGTGCAAACACGGAATGTGTTTTAGCTCCTAACCATACGATGGGGAATGGTGCTATTTTGCCACATCACTGCTTTCCAGCTCCAGTAATTAAGCCCAGCGCTACAAATGTCGCCAACTCGAGGGTGATAGGCACAGCGATATCTCCATCACCTAGTGTGATGGTCCCAGCTCATACTGCATTACCAGCTGACTTATCAGTCAAG GATGAGAGGGAATTGAAGCGTGAAAAGAGGAAGCAGTCAAATAGGGAGTCTGCTAGACGATCAAGGCTGAGAAAACAG GCTGAGACAGAGGAGTTGGCTACACAAGTGGAGTCCCTTACTACAGAGAACACGTCCCTTAGGTCTGAAATCGGCAGGCTAACAGAGAGCTCGGAGAAGCTCAGATTAGAAAATTCCGCTCTAATG AGCACGGCGAGCCCAAGCTCCGGCAGCTCCTGGACTCCAGTCCGGCAACAGACGTCGCTGCCGTAA
- the LOC8064695 gene encoding common plant regulatory factor 1 isoform X1: MAQDEAVATQKTGNTASPSKDYPTPSPYPDWSTMQAYYGPGVLPPTYFAPAIAPGHPPPYMWGPQPIMPPPFGTPYAAVYPHGGAYPHPLVPMMSTPLSMEPAKSANSKEKNSNKKLKEIDRTAVSAGSGNSKRTMSSSEDYSAEGSSDVNDQKVNKTSRKQNSDDGPGAETTTGANTECVLAPNHTMGNGAILPHHCFPAPVIKPSATNVANSRVIGTAISPSPSVMVPAHTALPADLSVKDERELKREKRKQSNRESARRSRLRKQAETEELATQVESLTTENTSLRSEIGRLTESSEKLRLENSALMVKLKDTAALTPAEPSPHTAVTSSSSPGAAAENFLSMIDSAKAAGVSRHTEHGEPKLRQLLDSSPATDVAAVS; encoded by the exons ATGGCTCAGGATGAAGCTGTGGCTACCCAGAAGACTGGAAATACAGCATCCCCTTCTAAG GATTATCCAACTCCTTCTCCATATCCTGATTGGTCGACCATGCAG GCATATTATGGCCCTGGTGTCTTGCCACCAACATATTTTGCTCCAGCAATAGCTCCAGGCCATCCACCGCCATACATGTGGGGTCCTCAG CCTATAATGCCACCCCCTTTTGGGACACCATATGCTGCAGTATACCCACATGGTGGAGCTTACCCACACCCCCTTGTGCCCATG ATGTCAACTCCATTGAGCATGGAGCCCGCCAAATCTGCAAACAGCAAGGAGAAAAATTCCAATAAGAAACTTAAGGAAATAGATCGGACTGCAGTGTCTGCTGGCAGTGGTAACAGTAAAAGAACAATGTCATCCAG TGAAGATTACAGTGCAGAGGGCTCCAGCGATGTAAACGACCAGAAG GTGAACAAAACGTCCAGGAAGCAGAACTCAGATGATGGACCTG GTGCAGAAACCACCACAGGTGCAAACACGGAATGTGTTTTAGCTCCTAACCATACGATGGGGAATGGTGCTATTTTGCCACATCACTGCTTTCCAGCTCCAGTAATTAAGCCCAGCGCTACAAATGTCGCCAACTCGAGGGTGATAGGCACAGCGATATCTCCATCACCTAGTGTGATGGTCCCAGCTCATACTGCATTACCAGCTGACTTATCAGTCAAG GATGAGAGGGAATTGAAGCGTGAAAAGAGGAAGCAGTCAAATAGGGAGTCTGCTAGACGATCAAGGCTGAGAAAACAG GCTGAGACAGAGGAGTTGGCTACACAAGTGGAGTCCCTTACTACAGAGAACACGTCCCTTAGGTCTGAAATCGGCAGGCTAACAGAGAGCTCGGAGAAGCTCAGATTAGAAAATTCCGCTCTAATG GTGAAGCTGAAGGACACTGCAGCACTGACCCCTGCAGAACCATCTCCGCACACAGCAGTCACATCCTCGTCCTCTCCGGGTGCCGCCGCGGAAAATTTCCTTTCCATGATCGACAGCGCCAAGGCGGCCGGCGTCAGCAGGCACACGGAGCACGGCGAGCCCAAGCTCCGGCAGCTCCTGGACTCCAGTCCGGCAACAGACGTCGCTGCCGTAAGCTGA
- the LOC8064696 gene encoding putative glucose-6-phosphate 1-epimerase — protein MSMGRFVNSMDPRSGLEVIRDWNGVAQVVLRSPKGASARVSLHGGQVVSWRNDRGEELLFTSSKAIFKPPNAMRGGIQMCFPQFGYSGTLERHGFARNRIWALDDEHPPLTHNDNGSKVSVDLILKPSEDDLKCWPHCFEFRLRVSLSKDGDLSLISRIRNVNGKPFSFSFAYHTYLSVSDISEVRIEGLETLDYLDNLSHKERFTEQGDAITFESEVDRVYVSSPNVVAVLDHEKKHSFVIRKEGLPDVVVWNPWEKKSKTMIDLGDEEYKQMLCVDAAAVERAITLKPGEEWTGKLELSAVLSTNCSDHLDHPVSI, from the exons ATGAGCATGGGACGCTTCGTCAACTCCATGGATCCGAGGTCGGGGCTGGAGGTGATCAGGGACTGGAACGGCGTCGCCCAGGTCGTGCTCCGCTCGCCCAAGGGAGCCTCCGCGCGG GTGAGCCTGCACGGCGGCCAGGTCGTCTCCTGGAGGAACGACCGCGGCGAGGAGCTCCTCTTCACCAGCAGCAAG GCAATCTTCAAGCCGCCAAATGCAATGCGAGGTGGAATTCAGATGTGTTTCCCACAG TTTGGATACTCGGGGACATTGGAGCGACATGGATTTGCAAGAAACAGGATATGGGCCCTGGATGATGAGCATCCACCACTGACTCATAATGATAACGGCAGCAAAGTTTCTGTTGACCTTATACTAAAGCCATCTGAAGATGACCTCAAGTGCTGGCCACATTG TTTTGAGTTCCGTCTGAGGGTCTCTCTTTCAAAGGATGGGGACTTGTCATTAATATCACGCATCAGGAATGTCAATGGCAAGCCATTCAGTTTCTCATTTGCTTATCACACATATCTTTCTGTTTCTGACATCAG TGAGGTTAGGATTGAAGGTCTGGAGACACTTGATTATCTTGACAACCTTAGCCACAAAGAACGGTTTACGGAACAAGGAGATGCCATAACATTTGAGTCAGAG GTCGACCGAGTCTACGTTAGCTCCCCAAATGTAGTAGCGGTTCTTGACCATGAGAAGAAACACTCATTTGTCATAAGAAAGGAAGGACTTCCTGACGTTG TTGTGTGGAATCCATGGGAAAAGAAATCGAAGACCATGATAGACTTGGGTGATGAGGAGTACAAGCAGATGCTTTGCGTTGATGCGGCCGCTGTGGAGAGAGCAATCACGCTGAAACCAGGGGAGGAGTGGACTGGGAAGCTGGAGCTTTCTGCAGTTTTATCCACCAACTGCAGCGATCATCTTGATCACCCTGTCAGCATCTAG
- the LOC8064697 gene encoding uncharacterized protein LOC8064697, translating to MEGLTSSEISGFVVGALLLGATIAAPKVDGFIASSQRRSLGMCKRCGDLRIVACSQCKGTGSARNGGIGVLDDLYESLGAEAKTDNLVPCTRCRSRGRLLCPECSKIA from the exons ATGGAGGGGCTGACGTCCAGCGAGATCTCCGGCTTCGTGGTGGGTGCCCTGCTGCTCGGCGCCACCATCGCTGCTCCCAAGGTCGATGGCTTCATTGCCTCCTCGCAGAGAAG GTCACTAGGTATGTGCAAGAGGTGTGGTGATCTTCGGATTGTAGCATGCTCGCAGTGCAAAGGAACAGGCTCAGCTCGGAACGGAGGGATAGGCGTGCTAGATGATCTCTACGAGTCTCTTGGAGCTGAAGCCAAGACTGACAATTTGGTTCCTTGCACAAGGTGCAGATCCAGAGGTCGTCTCTTGTGTCCAGAGTGCTCTAAGATCGCATGA
- the LOC8064698 gene encoding blue copper protein, which translates to MDSTKTPRFASNFARRAPSPLHLRLPFRHCNPCFREGRKGKPPREGGREGGREEQGLASRGRRRSSSDEQQGRWSSMERRRSRHALLLFSAVMASLVSGSTAGIYHIVGAGKGWRMPPNRTYYADWASARQISVGDKLMFLYRSGAHNIVEVPTRELFDVCSMHNITNRYQNGPTIIELTEPGQRFYFCGVGEHCEVGQKLAINVLLVPPPPPDTDDDDDEDNDDNGDSSGASARLLAHAGAGLAAACMCLASALLVAM; encoded by the exons ATGGACTCAACCAAAACTCCTCGATTTGCCTCCAATTTTGCTCGCCGCGCGCCGTCCCCCCTCCACCTACGTCTCCCTTTCCGCCATTGCAATCCTTGTTTCCGGGAGGGGAGGAAAGGGAAGCCTcccagggagggagggagggagggagggcgcGAGGAACAGGGGCTAGCtagcagaggaagaagaagaagcagcaGCGACGAGCAGCAGGGTCGGTGGTCGAGCATGGAACGTAGGAGGAGCCGGCACGCCTTGTTGCTCTTCTCGGCAGTCATGGCGTCCCTCGTCTCCGGCTCGACCGCCGGGATATACCACATCGTCGGCGCCGGCAAAGGGTGGCGGATGCCCCCCAACAGGACGTACTACGCGGACTGGGCGAGCGCCAGGCAGATCAGCGTCGGCGACAAGCTGA TGTTCCTGTACCGGAGCGGGGCGCACAACATCGTGGAGGTGCCGACGCGGGAGCTGTTCGACGTGTGCAGCATGCACAACATCACCAACCGGTACCAGAACGGGCCGACCATCATCGAGCTCACGGAGCCCGGCCAGCGCTTCTACTTCTGCGGCGTCGGCGAGCACTGCGAGGTCGGGCAGAAGCTCGCCATCAACGTCCTCCtcgtcccgccgccgccgccggacacggacgacgacgacgacgaggacaaCGACGACAACGGGGACAGCTCCGGCGCCTCCGCCCGGCTCCTGGCCCACGCGGGAGCGGGGCTCGCCGCCGCCTGCATGTGCCTGGCGTCCGCGCTGCTAGTGGCAATGTGA
- the LOC8074618 gene encoding protein SUPPRESSOR OF PHYA-105 1 encodes MEGTTAAEVGGAGGGAAGDVQIKGTKENGQPAAVAAGPPPQPSGSEALEMPATPVTRDLDWSEHFSFFTSLGGFGASSDGARGLTSVGLSNSESRPDSVTQRGLDHDAEERVEELTLKNCINNDVQPEVSAGGSTSSGDKPTVIKGLWGNFTRMARRTSDLPSRENAAALSYGDIANLRAADGSSRENLATSLANNNIISRNNDASGNEAPMSRVGYVNNEFMTPFRSQQILLSPWSNQDNALKVSSFSNRILDRMRSKTVAPQSVVLGSPLKSKSKGKGVAYQGVREEIQGQANARPRDPLDKIPTIPTSIHDSMARVDPMLFTTGGNVSKSHSEGTCLRELIKPGRQTMTKFDKMHLFKQILDLVDKCHAQGFTLQHLRPSYFTTLSSNQVKYIGSYTTQDLPTSIKQEVAREDLVNRKRAFGHRIDHQDSNGYGNLMLKYQKVGGQGSVAIRRPANTFWTDQICDNQNEDVDPGVSRQENFSYTARERFKFVEPYGNNTSGAQHVSSSGTQQPAFELRNLEESWYKSPEELSQFKGTFPSNIYSLGVLLFELFCCSETWEVHCAAMSNLRQRILPRNFLSESPKEAGFCLWLLHPDPCSRPKAKEILGCDLINEGRDLSLLDQAPVSISEDDTESSLLFNFLSQLKEEKEMLAAKLSAELGSLETDITEVERRHSARMRLSLEDTDVLPSSGVLSGASVSAVQGALLSGLLPTSCKSSVYEERVMRNLVQLENAYYSMRSSVDTSETNAIKRPDNEALRVRENFHQLHSDFDAKGEKTDRLGCFFDGLCKYARHSRFEVRGILKNADILNSPNVICSLSFDRDEEYFAAAGVSKKIKIFEFDALLNDRVDIHYPLVEMPSKSKLSCVSWNNYIKNYLASTDYDGTVQLWDASSGQGFTQFTEHRKRAWSVSFSEVDPTMLASGSDDCCVKVWSINQRNCIDTIRNVANVCCVQFSPYSSRMLAFGSADYKIYCYDLRNTRIPWCTISGHGKAVSYVRFLDPETLISASTDNTLKIWDLNRTNCSGLSTDSCSLTLNGHTNEKNFVGLSVHDGYITCGSETNEVFSYYKTFPMPITSHRFGSIDPITGQVTNEDNQQFVSSVCWRGKSNMVVAANSSGSIKVLELV; translated from the exons ATGGaagggacgacggcggcggaggtgggcggcgccggcggcggcgcggccgggGATGTGCAGATTAAGGGCACCAAGGAGAATGGGCAGcccgcggcggtggcggcaggGCCGCCGCCACAGCCGTCTGGCAGCGAGGCGCTGGAGATGCCGGCCACGCCGGTCACGCGGGACTTGGACTGGTCCGAGCATTTCTCCTTCTTCACCTCGCTGGGCGGGTTTGGGGCCAGCTCGGACGGCGCGAGGGGCCTCACCAGCGTCGGGCTGTCCAATTCTGAGTCCAGGCCGGACAGCGTGACGCAGCGTGGCTTGGACCATGATGCGGAAGAGAGGGTGGAGGAGCTCACATTGAAGAATTGCATCAACAATGATGTCCAGCCTGAGGTTTCTGCTGGTGGGAGCACAAGCAGCGGGGATAAGCCTACTGTTATTAAAGGCCTGTGGGGTAACTTCACACGGATGGCCCGGAGAACTAGCGATTTGCCCAGCAGGGAAAACGCCGCCGCACTGAGTTACGGCGACATTGCAAACTTGAGGGCTGCTGATGGTTCTAGCAGGGAAAATCTGGCGACAAGCCTTGCCAACAATAATATCATCTCAAGGAACAATGATGCGTCCGGAAATGAGGCACCTATGAGTCGTGTTGGATATGTCAATAATGAGTTCATGACACCGTTTCGCAGCCAGCAGATTCTCTTGTCTCCATGGTCTAATCAGGACAATGCTCTTAAAGTAAGCAGCTTCTCGAATAGGATTCTTGACCGGATGAGAAGTAAGACTGTGGCACCCCAATCTGTGGTTCTAGGATCACCACTTAAAAGCAAATCAAAAGGTAAAGGGGTTGCGTACCAAGGCGTACGGGAGGAGATCCAAGGGCAAGCTAATGCAAGACCCAGAGACCCTTTGGACAAGATTCCGACTATTCCTACCTCAATTCATGATTCTATGGCCAGAGTGGACCCTATGCTTTTCACTACTGGTGGAAATGTTTCAAAATCCCACTCCGAGGGAACTTGCCTGAGGGAACTGATTAAGCCTGGGCGGCAAACAATGACCAAGTTTGATAAAATGCATTTGTTTAAGCAAATTCTTGATCTTGTGGATAAGTGTCATGCACAGGGTTTTACTTTACAGCATTTGCGACCGTCATATTTTACGACCCTTTCTTCAAATCAAGTTAAATATATTGGTTCTTATACCACACAAGACTTGCCAACATCAATCAAACAAGAGGTTGCTAGAGAAGATCTTGTGAATAGAAAAAGGGCTTTTGGCCATAGAATTGATCACCAAGATTCTAATGGCTATGGAAATTTGATGCTGAAGTATCAGAAGGTTGGCGGGCAAGGCTCAGTTGCTATCAGGCGACCAGCAAATACATTTTGGACTGACCAAATATGTGACAATCAAAATGAAGATGTCGATCCAGGTGTTTCGAGGCAAGAAAATTTTAGTTACACTGCCAGAGAGCGTTTTAAGTTCGTCGAACCATATGGAAATAATACATCTGGTGCTCAACATGTATCTAGTTCTGGCACCCAACAACCAGCATTTGAATTGAGGAATCTTGAGGAAAGCTGGTACAAAAGCCCGGAGGAGCTTAGTCAATTTAAAggcacattcccttcaaatatCTACAgccttggggttcttctatttGAG CTCTTTTGCTGTTCTGAGACATGGGAGGTGCACTGTGCTGCAATGTCAAATCTTCGCCAACGCATCCTGCCTCGAAATTTTCTTTCAGAAAGTCCCAAGGAGGCCGGCTTCTGCCTTTGGTTACTACATCCAGATCCTTGTTCAAGACCAAAAGCAAA AGAGATTCTTGGATGTGACTTGATAAATGAGGGTCGGGATTTGTCCTTGTTAGATCAGGCACCAGTTTCCATCAGTGAAGATGACACTGAATCTAGTTTGCTGTTTAACTTCCTTTctcaactgaaagaagaaaaggagatgCTGGCTGCCAAATTATCAGCAGAGCTTGGAAGCTTAGAAACAGATATCACAGAGGTTGAGAGAAGACACTCAGCAAGAATGAGATTGAGTTTAGAGGACACGGATGTACTGCCAAGTTCTGGTGTTTTGTCAGGAGCTTCTGTGAGTGCCGTTCAAGGTGCATTGCTGTCAGGTTTGCTACCGACATCGTGCAAGTCAAGTGTATATGAGGAGAGGGTAATGAGAAATTTGGTGCAGCTTGAAAATGCATATTACTCCATGAGGTCCTCTGTGGACACCAGTGAAACTAATGCAATCAAACGTCCAGATAACGAGGCTTTGAGGGTTCGTGAAAATTTCCATCAACTTCACAGTGATTTTGATGCTAAGGGTGAGAAAACAGACCGTCTTGGATGCTTTTTTGATGGTTTATGCAAATATGCCCGGCACAGTAGGTTTGAGGTCCGAGGAATTCTGAAGAATGCAGATATACTTAACTCTCCGAATGTCATCTGTTCATTGAGTTTTGATAGGGATGAAGAATATTTTGCTGCTGCTGGAGTttcaaagaaaataaaaatatttgaaTTTGATGCACTCTTAAATGATCGTGTTGATATTCATTACCCACTGGTAGAGATGCCTAGCAAGTCCAAGCTTAGCTGTGTCAGTTGGAACAACTATATAAAGAACTACCTGGCATCAACAGACTATGATGGCACTGTTCAG CTATGGGATGCCAGCTCTGGTCAAGGATTCACACAGTTTACAGAGCACCGGAAAAGGGCTTGGTCTGTGAGTTTTTCAGAAGTTGATCCTACTATGTTGGCAAGTGGTAGTGATGATTGTTGCGTCAAAGTATGGAGTATTAATCAG aGAAATTGTATTGATACAATCAGAAATGTGGCGAATGTATGCTGTGTACAATTCTCTCCATACTCCTCCCGCATGCTAGCTTTTGGTTCAGCTGATTACAAGATATACTGTTATGATCTGAGGAACACAAGGATACCTTGGTGTACTATTTCGGGACATGGAAAAGCTGTCAGTTATGTAAGGTTCTTGGATCCAGAAACACTTATCTCTGCATCAACCGACAACACATTGAAGATATGGGATCTTAACCGGACTAATTGCAGCGGATTATCTACCGATTCTTGCAGCCTGACTCTGAATGGTCATACCAACGAGAAG AATTTTGTAGGGCTATCTGTTCATGATGGATACATAACTTGTGGCTCTGAAACCAATGAA GTGTTTTCTTACTACAAAACTTTCCCCATGCCAATAACTTCTCATAGGTTTGGTTCTATTGACCCGATAACTGGACAAGTAACAAATGAAGACAACCAACAATTTGTGTCCAGTGTTTGCTGGAGAGGGAAGTCAAACATGGTAGTGGCTGCCAACTCCAGTGGTAGCATCAAAGTGCTTGAGCTTGTGTGA